A genomic stretch from Actinomycetota bacterium includes:
- a CDS encoding endonuclease domain-containing protein: MGWKDFIELLDEQGGVAACRQADSCGLDRSTLNRRVAKEGWARPFPGVIRSPGVPDDARTRTRAALLAVGGDAALAGETALWWWGVIDKPPPFVTIIVPWGRRGRKLPGVRVIRSRVLEAFDVEEVDGVRVTTVQRAFLDLAGRLPKRRLRALLIDARQRRKVELSDVAQRAMQVLRVPGRNRLIRLCAELAPENADSILTDAVFRGLIDAGLAPDTVPVEVPVAGRVLHPDITFAARRLAIECDGYGSHSERSQLELDNRKTNAYQLSGWTVLRIDWDRFENDWEGFLAEVRAALAR; the protein is encoded by the coding sequence ATGGGTTGGAAGGATTTCATCGAGCTCCTCGACGAGCAGGGCGGCGTCGCCGCTTGCCGACAGGCTGACTCGTGCGGCCTCGACCGCAGCACGCTCAACCGACGAGTCGCGAAGGAGGGCTGGGCGCGCCCGTTCCCCGGCGTCATCCGCTCGCCCGGCGTCCCCGATGATGCACGAACCCGCACCCGGGCGGCACTGCTCGCCGTTGGTGGCGACGCTGCCCTGGCCGGGGAGACCGCGTTGTGGTGGTGGGGCGTGATCGACAAGCCGCCACCGTTCGTGACCATCATCGTGCCCTGGGGCCGGAGAGGGAGGAAGCTGCCCGGCGTGCGCGTGATCCGCAGCCGGGTCCTCGAAGCGTTCGACGTCGAGGAGGTCGACGGCGTACGGGTGACGACCGTCCAGCGGGCGTTCCTCGACCTCGCGGGGCGGCTGCCGAAGCGTCGGCTCCGTGCCTTGCTCATCGACGCCCGCCAGCGTCGGAAGGTCGAGCTCTCCGACGTGGCTCAGCGGGCGATGCAGGTGTTGCGCGTCCCGGGTCGGAACCGCCTCATCAGACTCTGCGCCGAGCTCGCTCCGGAGAACGCCGACTCGATCCTCACCGATGCGGTCTTCCGTGGGCTCATCGACGCGGGGCTGGCGCCGGACACGGTCCCGGTCGAGGTCCCGGTGGCGGGGCGGGTCTTGCACCCGGACATCACCTTCGCTGCCCGGCGCTTGGCGATCGAGTGCGATGGTTACGGCTCACACTCGGAGCGCTCACAGCTCGAGCTCGACAACCGCAAGACCAACGCGTACCAGCTGAGCGGCTGGACGGTCCTGCGTATCGACTGGGACCGGTTCGAGAACGACTGGGAGGGCTTCCTCGCCGAGGTCCGGGCTGCTCTTGCCCGCTGA
- a CDS encoding FadD3 family acyl-CoA ligase: MATELELTTIGALVRDAAERHGEAEAVVDDTIRWSFRQLHEQVVVAAKAFLATGLERGDRVAIWAPNCHEWMVAALGALTAGGVLVPLNTRYKGHEAGYILDTSGARFLLTVSGFLDTDYVQLLRDADVDLDRFERVVILRGAATDGDATDGTQVWSAFLAGGKDVPLDDVLRRADEVRPEDTSDIIFTSGTTGRPKGVVTSHQQTLTVFEVWSRLVGLRPGDRYLVVNPFFHTFGYKAGFVSAIMRGATTIPHAVFDPATVMTRIEVERVTMLPGPPTLYQMILNHPDREKHDLSSLRLAVTGAAVVPVQLIRQMSDDLGFDVVLTAYGLTEATGVVSMCREGDDAETIANTCGTAIPDTEVRVVDQDGNAVSAGEPGEVVVRGYNVMQGYFEDPQRTAETIRDGWLHTGDIGVMDERGYLKITDRLKDMFIVGGFNAYPAEIEQALLDHPAIAQAAVVGVPDERLGEVGCAFVVPANDASVDPDEVIAWSRDRMANFKVPRRVEVVDALPTNASGKVLKTELRDRVFAS, encoded by the coding sequence GTGGCCACCGAGCTGGAGCTGACGACCATCGGGGCGCTGGTCCGGGATGCGGCCGAGCGTCACGGCGAGGCGGAGGCGGTCGTCGACGACACGATCCGCTGGTCGTTCCGCCAGCTGCACGAGCAGGTCGTCGTCGCCGCGAAGGCCTTCCTCGCCACCGGGCTCGAGCGGGGTGACCGCGTCGCGATCTGGGCACCGAACTGCCACGAGTGGATGGTCGCGGCGCTCGGTGCGCTCACCGCGGGAGGCGTGCTCGTGCCACTCAACACCCGCTACAAGGGTCACGAGGCCGGCTACATCCTCGACACCAGCGGGGCGCGCTTCCTGCTCACGGTCTCAGGGTTCCTCGACACCGACTACGTGCAGCTCCTGCGGGACGCGGACGTCGACCTCGACCGCTTCGAGCGCGTGGTCATCCTGCGGGGCGCGGCCACGGACGGCGACGCGACGGACGGCACCCAGGTCTGGAGCGCCTTCCTCGCGGGGGGCAAGGACGTGCCGCTCGACGACGTCCTCCGGCGCGCGGACGAGGTCCGCCCCGAAGACACCAGCGACATCATCTTCACGTCGGGGACGACGGGCCGTCCGAAGGGCGTCGTGACGAGCCACCAGCAGACCCTGACCGTCTTCGAGGTGTGGTCCCGCCTGGTGGGCTTGCGCCCCGGCGACCGCTACCTCGTGGTGAACCCGTTCTTCCACACCTTCGGCTACAAGGCCGGCTTCGTGTCAGCGATCATGCGGGGCGCGACGACCATCCCGCACGCCGTGTTCGACCCGGCGACCGTCATGACCCGCATCGAGGTCGAGAGGGTGACGATGCTGCCTGGCCCGCCGACGCTGTACCAGATGATCCTCAACCATCCCGACCGCGAGAAGCACGACCTGTCGAGCCTGCGCCTCGCGGTCACCGGGGCAGCGGTGGTGCCGGTGCAGCTCATCCGCCAGATGTCCGACGACCTCGGCTTCGACGTGGTGCTGACCGCCTACGGACTGACCGAGGCGACCGGCGTCGTGAGCATGTGCCGCGAGGGCGACGATGCCGAGACCATCGCGAACACCTGCGGCACCGCCATCCCTGACACCGAGGTCCGAGTGGTGGACCAGGACGGCAACGCGGTGTCCGCCGGTGAACCGGGCGAGGTGGTCGTCCGCGGCTACAACGTCATGCAGGGCTACTTCGAGGACCCCCAGCGGACCGCCGAGACCATCCGCGACGGTTGGCTGCACACCGGTGACATCGGGGTGATGGACGAGCGGGGGTACCTGAAGATCACCGACCGGCTCAAGGACATGTTCATCGTCGGAGGTTTCAACGCCTACCCCGCCGAGATCGAGCAGGCGCTCCTGGACCACCCTGCGATCGCCCAGGCGGCGGTGGTCGGGGTCCCCGACGAGCGTCTCGGCGAGGTGGGTTGTGCGTTCGTCGTCCCGGCGAACGACGCGAGCGTCGATCCCGACGAGGTCATCGCCTGGAGCCGCGACCGCATGGCCAACTTCAAGGTGCCCCGGCGCGTCGAGGTGGTCGACGCCCTGCCGACCAACGCCAGCGGCAAGGTGCTGAAGACCGAGCTGCGCGATCGCGTCTTCGCCAGCTGA
- a CDS encoding ASCH domain-containing protein → MNPDDEAIAAYTAEFRDATGYEDVLDAFAFGDSPEMAEKLARLVVDGDKRATAGWLADEDAHDLPAPGRHWIVLDGDGRPACVIRTDEVEVAPFGAADPAFAWDEGEGDRTLEDWRDAHLRFFTRRAETVGIPFDDDQPVLFERFSLVRPEPPPRPALVDRDDVTVRPLRPDERPWLRTLLGDGVADDDVVEASGGFPADACPALLARDRGRTAGVLVFRPSPTSTTVVTAAFLTDAPRVEHALHDALGILRDRHRWGAITSG, encoded by the coding sequence GTGAACCCCGACGACGAGGCGATCGCCGCGTACACCGCCGAGTTCCGCGATGCGACCGGGTACGAGGACGTGCTCGACGCCTTCGCGTTCGGCGACTCACCCGAGATGGCCGAGAAGCTCGCACGGCTCGTCGTCGACGGTGACAAGCGGGCGACCGCCGGTTGGCTCGCCGACGAGGACGCTCACGACCTGCCGGCACCGGGCCGTCACTGGATCGTGCTCGACGGCGACGGCCGTCCCGCCTGCGTCATCCGCACCGACGAGGTGGAGGTGGCACCGTTCGGGGCGGCCGATCCCGCGTTCGCGTGGGACGAAGGTGAGGGTGACCGCACGCTCGAGGACTGGCGCGACGCCCACCTGCGGTTCTTCACGCGGCGAGCCGAGACCGTCGGCATCCCGTTCGACGACGACCAGCCCGTGCTGTTCGAGCGCTTCAGCCTCGTCCGCCCCGAACCACCGCCCCGACCCGCGCTAGTCGACCGTGACGACGTCACCGTGCGGCCCCTCCGCCCCGACGAGCGCCCGTGGCTGCGGACGCTCCTCGGCGACGGCGTCGCTGACGACGACGTGGTCGAAGCATCCGGAGGCTTCCCCGCCGACGCCTGCCCAGCCCTGCTCGCACGCGATCGCGGACGCACCGCTGGCGTCCTGGTGTTCCGTCCGTCACCGACGTCGACCACCGTCGTGACGGCCGCGTTCCTCACCGACGCGCCCCGCGTCGAACACGCCCTGCACGATGCGCTGGGCATCCTGCGTGACCGCCACCGCTGGGGCGCTATCACCTCCGGCTGA
- a CDS encoding ester cyclase, protein MSDDNERLVREAFEQVWAHGDFTSIAEDYVDHNPAPGVPGNREGLMRLREMTLAGFPDFAVTVEDAVAAGDKVAVRLTNTGTHEGTFLGIPPTGAQANWTVMAIFRVADDSVVERWGLVDAVSLLTQLGAFPRS, encoded by the coding sequence ATGAGTGACGACAACGAGCGGCTCGTGCGCGAGGCGTTCGAGCAGGTCTGGGCCCACGGCGACTTCACGTCGATCGCTGAGGACTACGTCGACCACAACCCCGCCCCGGGCGTCCCGGGGAACCGCGAGGGCCTCATGCGGCTCCGTGAGATGACACTGGCGGGCTTCCCCGACTTCGCCGTCACCGTGGAGGACGCCGTCGCCGCGGGCGACAAGGTCGCCGTTCGACTCACGAACACGGGCACCCACGAGGGCACTTTCCTCGGCATCCCCCCGACCGGGGCCCAAGCGAACTGGACGGTCATGGCGATCTTCCGCGTCGCGGATGACAGCGTCGTCGAGCGCTGGGGCTTGGTCGATGCCGTGTCGCTGCTGACCCAGCTCGGCGCGTTCCCGAGGTCGTAG
- a CDS encoding OB-fold domain-containing protein encodes MLVPEVDDESAGFWEATARDVLAIQACEACGALRHPPRPMCPHCNSTDRGWREVSGRGTVWSYVVAHPPLLPTYAALAPYNVIVVALVEDPTIRLVGNLVVEEGGAPDEIDPAGIVIGESVEAVFERRGELHLPQWVRA; translated from the coding sequence CTGCTCGTGCCCGAGGTCGACGACGAGTCGGCCGGTTTCTGGGAGGCGACCGCCCGCGACGTGCTCGCCATCCAGGCGTGCGAGGCGTGCGGGGCGCTGCGACACCCGCCCCGCCCGATGTGCCCCCACTGCAACTCGACCGACCGCGGGTGGCGGGAGGTGTCGGGGCGTGGAACTGTCTGGAGCTACGTCGTGGCGCACCCGCCGCTGCTGCCGACCTACGCCGCGCTCGCCCCGTACAACGTGATCGTCGTCGCGCTCGTCGAGGACCCGACCATCCGTCTCGTCGGCAACCTCGTCGTCGAGGAGGGCGGGGCGCCCGACGAGATCGATCCAGCCGGCATCGTCATCGGCGAGTCCGTCGAGGCCGTGTTCGAACGGCGGGGCGAGCTGCACCTGCCGCAGTGGGTCCGGGCGTGA
- a CDS encoding PQQ-like beta-propeller repeat protein, translating to MRMRVVVLIGLCATALLASAHPPVASEPPCMPVVAELDEGLPAARVVVGCVGGTTTPGAAPAAVPGCVALTVDDRCEAWTSERFDGPGAGEDRVGPGLFAEDTTTVSPDGATAYVAVTSDAATGTGVDFDALVLAHDTGDGTLRWVGRYAGDTLHAYARGMEVSADGQRLYALSTLNDGSGSTGGAVTAFDTSDGALLWSHRLDFRPEEIERVDGPTGDRLLISLHRKVDEQRSAMGLSALDVSSTGAAPAWERPWRPSAPWGTTGGRLASSIDGTRVFLGGGENGDDGLRRNFGTVAYDTATGEQLWEALEPMSDPDGFFNSNGVSGLAVAPDGGSVFAVGFDPVSSGSFTTASTSAIVVFAYDAATGERRWETSYLGDDGEGFYFNLFENTIDVSPDSASVAVVTEGGQERPTYAGSTTVVYDAASGAVRWAVPDGDPRPLISSGYVGYYPQMTFSGDGSSVVITERRGQHSAMNSVTTAFATEDGSRQWAARYTVGSTYPRGIEAVGDDRVIIPTVSRTVQTGFPVPNPNIDTVDVLTLSYVVAS from the coding sequence ATGCGCATGCGTGTGGTCGTCCTCATCGGGCTCTGTGCGACGGCGCTCCTGGCGTCGGCCCATCCGCCGGTAGCGTCAGAGCCGCCCTGCATGCCCGTCGTCGCTGAGCTGGACGAGGGGCTGCCGGCAGCCCGAGTCGTAGTCGGCTGCGTTGGTGGCACGACCACGCCCGGCGCGGCACCGGCTGCCGTGCCCGGCTGCGTGGCGCTCACGGTGGACGATCGCTGCGAGGCGTGGACCTCGGAACGCTTCGACGGCCCCGGCGCGGGCGAGGACCGTGTCGGACCGGGGCTCTTCGCCGAGGATACGACGACGGTGAGCCCGGACGGGGCGACGGCGTACGTCGCGGTCACCAGCGATGCCGCCACCGGCACCGGCGTGGACTTCGACGCACTCGTCCTGGCCCACGACACCGGCGACGGCACGCTGCGCTGGGTCGGGCGCTACGCCGGCGACACCCTCCACGCGTACGCACGCGGGATGGAGGTCAGCGCGGACGGCCAGCGCCTGTACGCGCTGAGCACGCTGAACGACGGGTCGGGCAGCACCGGCGGGGCGGTCACGGCGTTCGACACCTCCGACGGGGCGCTGCTGTGGAGCCACAGGTTGGACTTCCGGCCGGAGGAGATCGAGCGTGTTGATGGCCCCACCGGCGACCGTCTGCTGATCAGCCTGCACCGCAAGGTCGACGAACAACGCAGCGCCATGGGTCTGTCGGCGCTGGACGTCTCCTCCACCGGTGCCGCCCCGGCGTGGGAGCGACCGTGGCGGCCGTCCGCACCCTGGGGCACGACGGGGGGTCGGCTCGCCTCCAGCATCGACGGGACCCGGGTGTTCCTCGGTGGCGGTGAGAACGGTGACGACGGACTGCGGCGCAACTTCGGCACGGTCGCCTACGACACCGCTACGGGCGAGCAGCTGTGGGAGGCGCTCGAGCCGATGAGCGACCCCGACGGGTTCTTCAACAGCAACGGGGTGAGCGGGCTGGCTGTCGCTCCCGATGGCGGCAGCGTGTTCGCGGTCGGTTTCGATCCGGTCTCGAGCGGCTCGTTCACGACGGCGTCGACCTCGGCGATCGTGGTGTTCGCCTACGACGCGGCCACGGGTGAGCGGCGCTGGGAAACCTCGTACCTCGGCGACGACGGCGAGGGGTTCTACTTCAACCTGTTCGAGAACACCATCGACGTGTCGCCGGACAGCGCCTCGGTCGCGGTGGTCACCGAGGGCGGCCAGGAGCGACCCACGTACGCCGGCTCCACGACGGTGGTCTACGACGCGGCCTCAGGGGCGGTGCGCTGGGCCGTCCCCGACGGCGACCCACGGCCGCTCATCAGCAGCGGGTACGTCGGCTACTACCCCCAGATGACCTTCAGCGGCGACGGATCGAGCGTCGTGATCACCGAGCGGCGCGGCCAGCACAGCGCGATGAACAGCGTCACGACCGCGTTCGCGACCGAGGACGGTTCGCGGCAGTGGGCTGCGCGCTACACCGTCGGCAGCACCTACCCGCGCGGTATCGAGGCCGTCGGCGATGATCGCGTGATCATCCCGACGGTCTCGCGGACGGTGCAGACCGGCTTCCCGGTGCCCAACCCCAACATCGACACGGTCGACGTGCTCACGCTGTCCTACGTGGTCGCCAGCTAG
- a CDS encoding lipid-transfer protein, with amino-acid sequence MGSGPGVAHYLAARGGSAAVKDRAAIVGIGATAFAKHLEPSEEELAVTAIEVALDDAGIAPHEVDALSSFTLETHNEVQIAKNLGFGDITFFSQVGYGGGAGCATVGHLAMAVATGQAKVGVAWRSRKRGSGPRPWTNPSSLRTPAQWTRPWGLLRPVDEVAMLTRRYIHEYGASREHLANVAIAAREHANRNPAAVMHDRAMTRDDYFAARMISEPLCLFDNCLETDGALAVVVTAADRAKDLPHPPVHVHGFGQGLPPQHHTMTNFWNDDPLKGPSWAAAKALWRDADFGPDDIDVAQLYDAFTPLIILSLEGYGFCGRGEGAAFTEDGALGRGGRLPTNTSGGGLSEAYVHGMNLITEGVRQLRGTSTSQVEGAETCIVTSGEGVPTSALLLRR; translated from the coding sequence ATCGGGTCCGGTCCCGGAGTCGCCCACTACCTTGCAGCGCGTGGAGGTAGCGCGGCGGTGAAGGATCGGGCGGCGATCGTGGGGATCGGGGCGACGGCGTTCGCCAAGCACCTCGAACCGTCCGAGGAGGAGCTCGCCGTCACCGCCATCGAGGTGGCGCTCGACGATGCCGGCATCGCCCCGCACGAGGTCGACGCGCTCTCCAGCTTCACCCTCGAGACCCACAACGAGGTGCAGATCGCCAAGAACCTCGGCTTCGGCGACATCACCTTCTTCAGCCAGGTCGGCTACGGGGGCGGGGCGGGATGCGCGACGGTCGGCCACCTCGCGATGGCTGTCGCGACGGGTCAGGCGAAGGTCGGCGTGGCGTGGCGGTCTCGGAAGCGCGGCTCGGGGCCGCGGCCCTGGACCAACCCGTCCAGCTTGCGGACACCCGCACAGTGGACGCGGCCGTGGGGCCTGCTGCGCCCCGTCGACGAGGTCGCGATGCTGACGCGCCGCTACATCCACGAGTACGGAGCTAGCCGCGAGCACCTCGCGAACGTCGCCATCGCCGCCCGCGAGCACGCGAACCGCAACCCCGCCGCCGTGATGCACGACCGCGCCATGACCCGTGACGACTACTTCGCCGCACGCATGATCAGCGAGCCGCTGTGCCTGTTCGACAACTGCCTCGAGACCGACGGGGCGCTGGCGGTGGTGGTCACCGCGGCCGATCGCGCGAAGGACCTGCCCCATCCTCCCGTCCACGTCCACGGCTTCGGTCAGGGACTGCCACCGCAGCACCACACGATGACCAACTTCTGGAACGACGACCCGCTGAAGGGACCGAGCTGGGCCGCAGCCAAGGCGCTGTGGCGCGACGCCGACTTCGGTCCCGACGACATCGACGTCGCCCAGCTCTACGACGCGTTCACGCCGCTCATCATCCTGTCGCTCGAGGGCTACGGCTTCTGCGGTCGCGGCGAGGGGGCCGCCTTCACCGAGGACGGGGCGCTCGGACGCGGCGGTCGCCTCCCCACGAACACGTCCGGCGGCGGACTGTCGGAGGCGTACGTCCACGGCATGAACCTCATCACCGAAGGCGTTCGCCAACTCCGGGGCACGTCGACCTCACAGGTCGAAGGCGCCGAGACCTGCATCGTCACCTCCGGCGAGGGTGTTCCCACGAGCGCCCTGCTGCTGCGGAGGTGA